The following coding sequences lie in one Aspergillus luchuensis IFO 4308 DNA, chromosome 8, nearly complete sequence genomic window:
- a CDS encoding NmrA/HSCARG family protein (COG:C;~EggNog:ENOG410Q1HM;~InterPro:IPR036291,IPR008030;~PFAM:PF13460,PF05368;~SMCOG1199:NmrA family protein;~antiSMASH:Cluster_8.15): protein MSEDKKLLVVFGATGIQGGSVVRAILADPAASKQFNIRAVTRNPSKQSAKTLAQQGVELMKADLEDKDSLRLAIKDAYAVFAVTNFWETFDAAAETRQGMNVADIAKELDVKHLIWSSLPGISRITNDKLTGVVHFDSKAPVDDYIRQLSIPHTIVTLAIYATFFFEILTPLPTTPPSYVLAFPKPTSPQTKVPIIDPTADLGKFVNGILLHPGKTLGQSFNVAGRVYTFEEIVGVANGMGIDIDFQPVDKETFKAGMVTKGFPDVVCEGVSQAAQYIQEYGYFGGAGFEESHKASQ, encoded by the exons ATGTCCGAAGACAAGAAGCTCCTCGTCGTGTTCGGTGCCACGGGCATTCAAGGTGGCTCGGTTGTTCGAGCAATCCTGGCCGATCCTGCGGCATCAAAGCAGTTCAACATCCGGGCAGTCACCAGAAACCCTTCCAAGCAGTCTGCCAAAACTCTAGCTCAGCAAGGTGTGGAGTTAATGAAG GCCGACCTTGAAGACAAAGACTCTCTTCGCTTAGCTATCAAAGATGCTTATGCTGTCTTTGCGGTCACGAACTTCTGGGAGACTTTTGATGCTGCCGCCGAGACTAGACAAGGCATGAACGTGGCTGATATTGCTAAG GAATTGGATGTCAAGCATCTTATCTGGAGCAGCTTACCTGGCATCTCGCGGA TCACCAACGATAAACTCACTGGCGTGGTGCATTTCGACAGCAAAGCTCCTGTTGATGACTACATCCGCCAGCTCTCGATCCCGCACACCATTGTCACCCTTGCCATCTACGCTACGTTTTTCTTTGAGATACTGACACCTCTCCCGACAACACCTCCTTCATACGTGCTAGCGTTCCCTAAACCAACAAGCCCCCAGACCAAAGTGCCCATTATCGACCCTACTGCTGACCTGGGTAAGTTTGTCAATGGTATTCTTCTGCACCCTGGCAAGACGCTCGGTCAGAGCTTCAATGTCGCCGGAAGAGTATACACTTTCGAAGAAATTGTTGGGGTCGCAAATGGTATGGGTATAGATATAGACTTCCAACCGGTGGATAAGGAGACCTTCAAGGCCGGAATGGTCACCAAGGGATTTCCTGACGTTGTTTGTGAGGGTGTATCTCAGGCCGCTCAGTATATCCAGGAGTATGGATACTTCGGCGGGGCCGGATTCGAGGAAAGCCACAAGGCAAGTCAATAA
- a CDS encoding uncharacterized protein (COG:C;~EggNog:ENOG410PG0V;~InterPro:IPR020471,IPR036812,IPR023210;~PFAM:PF00248;~SMCOG1039:aldo/keto reductase family oxidoreductase;~antiSMASH:Cluster_8.15;~go_function: GO:0016491 - oxidoreductase activity [Evidence IEA];~go_process: GO:0055114 - oxidation-reduction process [Evidence IEA]) has protein sequence MSTLRKLGHSGPLVNAIGLGTMSIAGAYGQQNTWEEKLAFLDYAHSIGQRFWDTADIYFDSEAVIGEWFKRSGKREDIFLATKFGLSYDASMQQSIRSDPEYVRMACERSLEKLGVETIDLYYCHRVDGVTPIEKTVEAMVQLKREGKIRYLGLSEVSAATLRRAHAVHPISALQIEYSPFCLDIESPQSDVLRTCRELGIAVVAYSPIGRGLLTGQFKSRSDLGEQDFRCMIPRYSEGMDRILGIVERFKEIGEAHESTPSQVALAWLLAQGPEVIPIPGTRSVKYLEENAAAVDVRLSGEEVAEIRDLVQKAKFVGDRYPKM, from the exons ATGTCCACGCTCCGCAAGCTAGGCCATAGCGGTCCCCTTGTCAACGCCATTGGTCTCGGTACCATGAGCATTGCCGGTGCCTACGGCCAACAAAACACctgggaagagaagctcgCCTTCCTAGACTACGCTCACTCCATTGGACAGCGATTCTGGGACACGGCTGACATCTACTTCGACAGCGAAGCCGTTATCGGGGAGTGGTTCAAGCGGTCTGGCAAGCGCGAAGACATCTTTCTAGCAACAAAGTTTGGTCTTAGCTACGATGCCAGCATGCAGCAAAGTATTCGATCTGACCCGGAGTATGTCCGAATGGCATGTGAGAGGAgcctggagaagctgggtgTTGAGACTATTGACTTGTACTATTGTCATCGGGTGGACGGGGTGACTCCTATTGAGAAGACCGTGGAAGCTATGGTTCAGTTGAAGAG agaagggaagattCGCTATCTAGGTCTTTCGGAAGTCTCCGCTGCTACTCTGCGCCGTGCACATGCTGTTCATCCCATCTCAGCACTGCAAATTGAGTACAGTCCATTCTGCTTGGACATCGAGTCTCCCCAGTCTGACGTGCTTCGTACATGTCGCGAGCTGGGCATTGCTGTGGTGGCGTATAGTCCCATAGGTCGGGGGTTATTGACGGGCCAGTTCAAGTCGAGAAGTGACCTGGGAGAGCAGGACTTTCGATGCATGATTCCAAGGTATTCTGAAGGCATGGACAGAATTCTGGGTATAGTGGAGAGGTTCAAGGAGATTGGAGAGGCACATGAGTCTACGCCGTCGCAGGTCGCGCTGGCGTGGCTGCTTGCTCAAGGTCCGGAGGTTATTCCCATTCCAGGTACCCGGAGTGTTAAGTACCTAGAAGAGAACGCAGCAGCGGTCGATGTGAGATTGAGTGGCGAAGAGGTTGCTGAGATTAGGGATCTAGTGCAGAAGGCCAAATTTGTAGGAGATCGTTATCCTAAAATGTAA
- a CDS encoding class I SAM-dependent methyltransferase (COG:I;~EggNog:ENOG410PN2Q;~InterPro:IPR025714,IPR029063;~PFAM:PF13649,PF13489,PF08242,PF08241,PF07021, PF00891,PF13847;~SMCOG1089:methyltransferase;~antiSMASH:Cluster_8.15), which yields MPETATYTHGHHASVLRSHGQRTALNSAQYLLPHLQPHMKILDIGCGPGTITVDLATYVPNGYVTGLEMVDDVLPGARQLAESRGINNIEFVTGDANNLAYADESFDVVVCHQVLQHVGDPVNVLKEMRRVCKAGGIVAARESDYSVFGWYPELPGLRRWLDLYDRVARKNGGEPNAGRYLHVWARQAGFEKPKIDCTVSAWCFTKPEEVQWWSGTWQERALKSAFAKGALDNGFATLEELESISNVWRQWGEDEDAWISIPSAQIICRK from the coding sequence ATGCCTGAGACAGCAACATACACTCACGGCCATCATGCCTCCGTGCTCCGGTCCCACGGACAACGAACCGCCCTCAATTCCGCTCAATACCTCCTGCCgcacctccaaccccacATGAAGATCCTAGACATCGGCTGTGGTCCGGGCACCATTACTGTGGACTTGGCTACTTACGTCCCGAACGGCTACGTTACGGGCCTGGAAATGGTCGACGATGTTTTACCAGGCGCCCGACAGCTCGCCGAATCGCGAGGAATCAACAACATCGAGTTCGTCACGGGTGACGCCAACAACCTGGCTTATGCCGATGAATCATTCGATGTGGTTGTCTGCCACCAAGTTCTACAGCACGTGGGAGATCCTGTGAACGTTTTGAAGGAGATGCGCCGTGTCTGCAAGGCTGGTGGTATTGTCGCAGCGCGCGAGTCAGACTACTCGGTCTTTGGGTGGTACCCAGAACTCCCTGGACTGCGACGCTGGCTGGATCTGTATGATCGGGTAGCTCGAAAGAATGGAGGCGAACCCAATGCAGGTCGGTACTTGCATGTCTGGGCACGCCAAGCTGGATTTGAGAAGCCGAAGATCGATTGTACTGTGAGCGCGTGGTGCTTTACGAAGCCGGAAGAGGTTCAGTGGTGGAGTGGAACATGGCAAGAACGTGCGTTGAAGTCGGCCTTTGCTAAGGGAGCCCTAGATAATGGATTCGCGACGTTGGAGGAGCTCGAGAGTATATCTAATGTTTGGCGTCAgtggggggaggatgaggatgcttGGATATCCATTCCCAGTGCGCAGATTATCTGTCGTAAATAG